A genome region from Pseudomonas pergaminensis includes the following:
- the pdxY gene encoding pyridoxal kinase PdxY, whose amino-acid sequence MKRTPHLLAIQSHVVFGHAGNSAAVFPMQRVGVNVWPLNTVQFSNHTQYGQWAGEVLAPQQIPALVEGIAAIGELGNCDAILSGYLGSADQGRAILTGVARIKAINPKALYLCDPVMGHPEKGCIVPQEVSDFLLDEAAAMADFLCPNQLELDSFAGRKPQSLFDCLAMAKALLARGPKAVLVKHLDYPGKLPDGFEMLLVTAEGSWHLRRPLLAFPRQPVGVGDLTSGLFLARVLLGDSLLAAFEFTAAAVHEVLLETQACASYELELVRAQDRIAHPRVRFEATPIEL is encoded by the coding sequence ATGAAACGCACACCTCATCTGCTTGCGATCCAGTCTCATGTGGTCTTTGGCCACGCCGGAAACAGCGCCGCCGTGTTCCCCATGCAGCGGGTCGGGGTGAACGTCTGGCCGCTGAACACGGTGCAGTTCTCCAATCACACCCAGTATGGCCAGTGGGCGGGCGAAGTGTTGGCGCCGCAGCAGATTCCGGCGCTGGTGGAAGGCATTGCCGCCATCGGTGAGTTGGGCAACTGCGATGCGATTCTGTCCGGTTACCTGGGCAGTGCGGATCAGGGCCGTGCGATCCTGACCGGTGTGGCGCGCATCAAGGCCATCAACCCCAAGGCCCTGTATCTGTGCGACCCGGTGATGGGCCATCCGGAAAAGGGCTGCATCGTGCCCCAGGAAGTCAGCGATTTCCTGCTGGACGAAGCTGCGGCCATGGCCGACTTCCTGTGCCCCAACCAGCTTGAGCTGGACAGCTTCGCCGGGCGCAAGCCGCAATCGCTGTTCGATTGCCTGGCCATGGCCAAGGCGCTGCTGGCACGCGGACCGAAAGCGGTATTGGTTAAACATCTGGATTACCCTGGCAAGCTGCCGGACGGTTTCGAGATGCTGCTGGTGACCGCCGAAGGCAGCTGGCACTTGCGTCGGCCGCTGCTGGCGTTTCCACGTCAGCCAGTGGGCGTCGGCGATTTGACCTCGGGCCTGTTCCTGGCGCGGGTGCTGTTGGGCGACAGCCTGCTGGCCGCCTTTGAGTTCACCGCTGCCGCGGTCCATGAAGTGCTGTTGGAAACCCAGGCCTGCGCCAGTTACGAGCTTGAGCTGGTACGCGCCCAGGATCGCATTGCCCATCCTCGCGTGCGTTTCGAAGCCACACCCATTGAGTTGTAG
- a CDS encoding DUF3301 domain-containing protein: protein MLTLGNIFVLMLLATGAAWVWHNHGLRERALERVKQHCAKLDIELLDGAVALKRIGFVKDANGRRRLARIYNFEFTVTGETRHPGTITQFGAHSAQIELAPYPFEIKTPLPSAEVIELSQWRQDHGTKNRQ, encoded by the coding sequence ATGCTGACCCTGGGAAACATCTTCGTGTTGATGCTGCTGGCGACCGGTGCCGCCTGGGTGTGGCACAACCACGGCCTGCGCGAACGCGCGTTGGAGCGGGTCAAGCAGCATTGCGCCAAACTCGACATCGAACTGCTCGACGGTGCCGTGGCGCTCAAGCGCATCGGTTTTGTGAAGGATGCCAACGGTCGGCGGCGCCTGGCACGCATCTACAACTTTGAATTCACCGTGACCGGCGAAACCCGCCACCCGGGGACTATCACCCAATTCGGCGCCCACAGTGCGCAGATCGAACTGGCGCCCTACCCGTTCGAGATCAAGACACCGCTGCCCAGCGCCGAGGTGATCGAACTGAGCCAATGGCGCCAGGACCACGGCACCAAGAACCGTCAGTAA
- a CDS encoding CobW family GTP-binding protein, which yields MLQNIPTHVIAGPLGAGKTSLIKHLLAQRPANERWAVLINEFGQIGLDAALLTQDSDGIALGEVAGGCLCCVNGAPFQVGLGRLLRRAKPDRLFIEPSGLGHPAQLLKQLREAPWQDVLALQPCVLVLDAQALAAGKPLPPAQQEALASAGLLVLNKDEALDAAQRQAIEQQLPDCPLYWTRQAHLPLAQLPGLNAQAAAAVDNFEVPKGLAQIPAIWSDPAQPICLSQAQEGGWSIGWRWHPSQQFDAQRLHRWLASLEWRRAKLVIHGAEGWVSTNAVDNSPLAWQTSEWRRDSRIELIFSEPQDVAALQAALAACRY from the coding sequence ATGCTGCAGAACATTCCCACCCACGTGATTGCCGGGCCCTTGGGGGCCGGCAAGACCAGCCTTATCAAGCACCTGCTCGCCCAGCGCCCGGCCAACGAGCGCTGGGCCGTGCTGATCAACGAGTTCGGGCAGATCGGCCTGGACGCTGCCTTGCTCACTCAGGACAGCGACGGCATAGCCCTGGGCGAAGTCGCTGGCGGCTGCCTTTGCTGCGTAAATGGCGCTCCATTTCAGGTAGGACTGGGTCGGTTGTTGCGTAGGGCCAAGCCGGATCGGCTGTTTATCGAACCCTCGGGCCTTGGCCATCCGGCACAATTGCTCAAACAACTGCGGGAGGCGCCGTGGCAGGACGTGCTGGCGCTGCAGCCCTGTGTGCTGGTGCTGGATGCCCAGGCGCTGGCGGCGGGCAAGCCCTTGCCGCCAGCGCAGCAGGAAGCCCTGGCGAGTGCCGGGCTACTGGTATTGAACAAGGATGAAGCGCTGGACGCTGCGCAGCGCCAGGCAATTGAACAGCAGTTACCTGACTGCCCGTTGTACTGGACCCGCCAGGCGCATTTGCCGCTGGCGCAGTTACCGGGCCTGAATGCGCAGGCCGCAGCGGCTGTGGATAACTTCGAAGTGCCCAAGGGGTTGGCGCAAATACCGGCAATCTGGAGTGACCCTGCGCAACCGATCTGCCTGAGCCAAGCCCAAGAGGGCGGCTGGAGCATCGGCTGGCGCTGGCACCCGAGCCAGCAATTCGATGCCCAACGCCTGCATCGGTGGCTCGCAAGCCTTGAGTGGCGCCGCGCCAAGTTGGTTATCCACGGCGCCGAAGGCTGGGTTTCAACCAATGCTGTGGACAACAGCCCGCTCGCCTGGCAAACCAGCGAATGGCGGCGTGACTCACGTATCGAATTGATTTTCAGCGAACCACAGGACGTAGCCGCGTTGCAGGCCGCCTTGGCGGCCTGCCGTTACTGA
- a CDS encoding DUF1826 domain-containing protein, producing the protein MLAPVIPLRPVIRQTSGETPLALSDILEEGVNLAVWQRQLPLHIAEFGALLVALNEPLADSMVVELNDEDAVPNVQGLASSCRDLEGYEGFIADVSWLVSAFACLLGAKRIGVRLRLLDKAMCPRFHVDHVPVRLITTYAGVGSQWLREGVMDRRRLSQPDAEPSDRIEQLHCGEVALLKGTKWHGNEGHGLIHRSPALKADERRLILTLDWLA; encoded by the coding sequence ATGCTGGCCCCGGTTATTCCCCTGCGTCCCGTGATTCGCCAGACCTCTGGTGAAACCCCGCTGGCGCTGTCCGACATCCTTGAAGAGGGCGTCAACCTGGCGGTGTGGCAGCGCCAGTTGCCCCTGCATATCGCCGAGTTCGGCGCCTTGCTGGTGGCGCTCAACGAGCCGTTGGCGGATTCCATGGTGGTAGAACTCAATGACGAAGACGCCGTGCCCAACGTGCAGGGGCTGGCGTCCAGTTGCCGCGATCTGGAAGGCTATGAAGGCTTTATCGCCGATGTGTCTTGGCTGGTCAGCGCGTTCGCCTGTTTGCTGGGCGCCAAGCGTATCGGCGTGCGCTTGCGCCTGTTGGATAAAGCCATGTGCCCGCGTTTTCATGTCGACCATGTACCGGTGCGGCTGATCACCACCTATGCCGGGGTCGGCAGCCAGTGGTTGCGTGAAGGCGTGATGGACCGTCGTAGACTGAGCCAGCCGGACGCCGAACCCAGCGACAGGATCGAACAGCTCCACTGTGGCGAAGTCGCCCTGCTCAAGGGCACCAAATGGCATGGCAACGAAGGTCACGGCCTGATTCACCGTTCACCCGCACTCAAGGCTGACGAGCGTCGATTGATCCTGACACTGGATTGGCTCGCATAA
- the zigA gene encoding zinc metallochaperone GTPase ZigA, with product MPNRLPVTVLSGFLGAGKSTLLNYVLRNRENLRVAVIVNDMSEINIDGSEVQRDVTLNRAEEKLVEMSNGCICCTLREDLLEEVGKLAREGRFDYLLIESTGISEPLPVAETFTFRDENEQSLADIARLDTMVTVVDGMNFLLDYQAAESLASRGETLGEEDERSITDLLIEQIEFADVILISKIDLISSREREELMAILERLNAQAEIIPMVMGEVPLDKILNTGRFDFERAAQAPGWLQELRGEHVPETEEYGIASTAYRARRPFHPQRFFDFIDRPWVNGKLLRSKGFFWLASKHQDAGSWSQAGGLMRHGFAGRWWRFVPKSQWPQDEESVAAIMGNWQLSTGDCRQELVFIGQNIDFTQLRAELDACLLNDEEMAQGVEGWRLLADPFGPWYEEAAA from the coding sequence ATGCCCAATCGTCTCCCCGTGACCGTGTTGTCCGGCTTTCTCGGCGCCGGTAAAAGCACGCTGCTCAATTACGTCCTGCGCAACCGCGAAAACCTGCGGGTGGCGGTGATCGTCAACGACATGAGCGAAATCAACATCGACGGCAGCGAAGTCCAGCGTGACGTCACCCTCAACCGCGCCGAAGAAAAGCTGGTGGAGATGAGCAACGGCTGCATCTGCTGCACTTTGCGTGAAGACTTGCTGGAAGAAGTCGGAAAACTCGCCAGGGAAGGTCGGTTCGATTACCTGCTGATCGAGTCCACCGGCATCTCCGAGCCCTTGCCGGTGGCCGAAACCTTCACCTTTCGCGATGAAAACGAGCAAAGCCTGGCCGATATCGCACGCCTGGACACCATGGTCACGGTGGTCGACGGCATGAACTTCCTGCTCGATTACCAGGCCGCCGAAAGCCTGGCCTCGCGCGGGGAAACCCTCGGTGAAGAAGACGAGCGCTCCATCACCGACCTGCTGATCGAGCAGATCGAATTTGCCGACGTGATCCTTATCAGCAAGATCGACCTGATCAGCAGCCGCGAGCGCGAAGAGTTGATGGCGATCCTTGAGCGCCTCAACGCCCAGGCGGAAATCATCCCGATGGTCATGGGTGAAGTGCCGCTGGACAAGATTCTCAACACTGGCCGTTTCGACTTCGAACGCGCCGCGCAAGCGCCGGGCTGGTTGCAGGAATTGCGTGGTGAACATGTACCGGAAACCGAGGAATACGGTATTGCCTCCACCGCTTACCGTGCGCGCCGTCCCTTTCATCCGCAGCGTTTTTTCGACTTTATCGACCGCCCGTGGGTCAACGGCAAACTGCTGCGCTCCAAAGGCTTTTTCTGGCTGGCCAGCAAGCACCAGGATGCGGGCAGTTGGTCCCAGGCAGGCGGCTTGATGCGCCATGGGTTTGCCGGTCGCTGGTGGCGCTTTGTGCCGAAAAGCCAGTGGCCTCAGGACGAAGAAAGTGTCGCGGCGATCATGGGCAACTGGCAACTGAGCACCGGTGACTGCCGCCAGGAACTGGTGTTTATCGGTCAGAACATCGACTTCACCCAACTGCGCGCGGAGCTGGACGCCTGCTTGCTCAACGATGAAGAAATGGCCCAGGGCGTCGAAGGTTGGCGCTTGCTGGCCGATCCCTTTGGCCCCTGGTATGAGGAGGCAGCCGCCTGA
- the dksA gene encoding RNA polymerase-binding protein DksA, whose amino-acid sequence MTEQDLLAQPPADYMNEAQQGFFRELLLIQRNELQVRIDAEFMALREQETNSDPADVGSAEEQRQWQLRLLEREKKLLDKIDDALELLVRGEYGWCRETGEPIGLQRLLLRPTATLCIEAKEREELRERHKRAI is encoded by the coding sequence ATGACCGAACAAGACCTGCTGGCCCAGCCACCCGCCGACTACATGAACGAAGCCCAGCAAGGCTTCTTCCGCGAGTTGCTGCTGATCCAGCGCAATGAGCTGCAAGTCCGTATAGACGCCGAGTTCATGGCGCTGCGTGAACAGGAAACCAACAGCGACCCGGCCGATGTGGGCAGCGCCGAAGAACAGCGGCAATGGCAACTGCGCCTGCTCGAACGGGAAAAAAAGCTGTTGGACAAGATCGACGACGCTCTCGAGTTGTTGGTCCGTGGGGAATACGGCTGGTGCCGCGAGACCGGTGAGCCCATCGGCCTGCAACGCCTGCTGCTACGTCCCACCGCCACGCTGTGTATCGAAGCCAAAGAACGTGAAGAGCTGCGCGAACGCCATAAACGGGCGATTTGA
- a CDS encoding glutamine synthetase, which produces MKYLVCALLLATAGTACAQAPNLLANCTRSANLLACVDPLGNAYSVATVGSTTYLRGYEVIGKRYWAQTNSRYGQLTFFTGLASDGEAWVGYTRRVGWTTLNRFSSSGGASAKFTCSRITGC; this is translated from the coding sequence ATGAAATACCTGGTGTGCGCCCTGTTGTTGGCAACGGCCGGAACGGCTTGCGCCCAGGCACCCAACCTGTTGGCCAACTGCACGCGCAGCGCCAATCTGCTGGCCTGCGTCGATCCCCTGGGCAATGCCTACAGCGTGGCGACGGTCGGCAGCACCACGTATTTGCGCGGGTACGAGGTGATCGGCAAACGCTACTGGGCACAGACCAACAGCCGCTACGGGCAACTGACGTTCTTTACCGGGTTGGCGTCGGACGGTGAGGCGTGGGTGGGCTATACGCGGCGTGTGGGCTGGACCACCCTCAACCGGTTTTCCAGTTCGGGTGGCGCCAGCGCCAAATTCACCTGCAGCCGTATAACGGGTTGTTAG
- a CDS encoding N-acetylmuramoyl-L-alanine amidase, translated as MHRRQLLNLLLASPLFTLPFAAHATQIRNARLWRSDDKLRLVFDLSGPVQYKTFTLSAPERLIIDLSGAGLSGDFSQLALTNSGITSIRSGHFGKGDTRIVLDLAAPMQLNSFLLPPQEGQGHRLVLDLTSATQAPRQIAAEPKPLVDKAHPKRDIIVVVDPGHGGKDPGAVGSKGQREKDVVLSIAQLLAKRLKREKGFDVKLVRNDDFFVPLRKRVEIAHKHNADMFISVHADAAPRVTASGASVYALSEGGATSATARFMAQRENGADLLGATSLLNLKDKDPMLAGVILDMSMNATIASSLQLGNSILGSLEGITSLHQKRVEQAGFAVLKSPDVPSILVETGFISNARDSARLVTARHQQAVADGLFEGLKKYFQKNPPMNSYMAWVQEQKDSQV; from the coding sequence ATGCACAGACGTCAGCTCCTGAACCTGCTTCTGGCCAGCCCTCTTTTCACCTTGCCGTTTGCGGCCCACGCCACGCAGATACGCAACGCCCGCCTGTGGCGCTCGGACGACAAGCTGCGGCTGGTGTTCGACCTCAGCGGCCCGGTGCAGTACAAGACCTTTACCCTGAGCGCGCCGGAACGCTTGATCATTGACTTGAGCGGCGCCGGGCTCAGTGGTGATTTCTCTCAACTGGCGCTGACGAACAGCGGGATCACGTCGATTCGCTCGGGGCATTTCGGCAAAGGCGACACGCGCATCGTGCTCGACCTCGCCGCGCCGATGCAGCTCAACAGCTTTCTGTTGCCGCCCCAGGAGGGTCAGGGTCATCGCCTGGTTCTGGACCTGACCAGCGCGACGCAGGCGCCTCGTCAAATTGCGGCAGAACCCAAGCCCCTGGTGGATAAGGCGCACCCCAAGCGCGACATCATCGTGGTGGTCGATCCCGGCCACGGCGGCAAGGACCCCGGCGCTGTAGGCTCCAAGGGCCAGCGCGAAAAAGACGTGGTGTTGTCCATCGCCCAACTGTTGGCCAAACGCTTGAAACGCGAGAAGGGTTTTGACGTGAAGTTGGTGCGCAACGACGACTTCTTCGTGCCGCTGCGTAAACGGGTGGAGATCGCCCACAAGCATAATGCCGACATGTTTATCTCCGTGCATGCGGATGCGGCGCCGAGGGTCACTGCGTCGGGCGCTTCGGTGTATGCCTTGTCCGAAGGCGGCGCGACTTCAGCCACCGCACGCTTCATGGCGCAGCGGGAAAACGGCGCCGACCTGCTCGGCGCCACCAGCCTGCTCAATCTGAAGGACAAGGACCCGATGCTGGCCGGGGTGATTCTGGATATGTCGATGAACGCCACGATTGCCTCCAGCCTGCAACTGGGCAATTCGATCCTGGGCAGCCTGGAAGGCATTACCAGCCTGCATCAGAAGCGCGTGGAGCAGGCGGGATTCGCGGTGCTCAAGTCACCGGACGTGCCGTCGATCCTGGTGGAGACCGGGTTTATCTCCAATGCGCGTGACAGTGCGCGCCTGGTTACCGCGCGGCATCAACAGGCGGTTGCCGACGGCCTGTTCGAAGGCCTGAAAAAGTACTTCCAGAAGAACCCACCCATGAACAGCTACATGGCGTGGGTGCAGGAACAGAAGGACAGTCAGGTCTAA
- the folE2 gene encoding GTP cyclohydrolase FolE2, with product MNALTLPDIAAQASRQALPLDWVGMCGIALPILINGQQLTATADAGVSLDDGAARGIHMSRLYLALEMLDQQPLTPALLRNVLQRFLDSHEGLANNAYLRIHTDLLLKRPALVSPLAGWKGYPVSIEARLENQMFHVELKIDVTYSSTCPCSAALARQLIQQQFLEDFANTPLQHEDVLTWLGSANGIVATPHSQRSSAQLLITLDGDQPSLPITDLINDVEAALGTAVQTAVKRADEQAFALANGQNLMFCEDAARRLNLALKCSDAVKAFHLKVIHAESLHAHDAVAESRWTRNPA from the coding sequence ATGAATGCGCTGACTCTGCCGGATATCGCCGCGCAGGCTTCACGCCAAGCCTTGCCGCTCGACTGGGTGGGCATGTGCGGCATCGCCCTGCCGATTCTCATCAACGGGCAGCAACTGACCGCCACCGCCGATGCCGGTGTGAGCCTGGACGACGGCGCCGCCCGTGGCATTCATATGTCACGCCTATACCTGGCGCTGGAGATGCTGGACCAGCAGCCTCTTACGCCTGCACTTCTGCGTAATGTACTGCAGCGTTTTCTCGACAGTCATGAAGGTTTAGCTAATAACGCCTACCTGCGGATTCACACCGATTTACTGCTCAAACGCCCGGCACTGGTCAGCCCGCTGGCTGGTTGGAAGGGTTACCCGGTGAGCATCGAAGCGCGCCTGGAAAACCAGATGTTCCACGTGGAACTAAAAATTGACGTTACTTATTCCTCGACTTGCCCTTGCTCCGCTGCCCTCGCCAGGCAATTGATTCAGCAGCAATTTCTCGAGGACTTCGCCAATACACCGTTGCAGCATGAAGACGTATTGACCTGGCTTGGCAGCGCCAATGGCATTGTTGCTACGCCCCACAGTCAGCGCAGCAGCGCGCAACTGCTGATCACATTGGACGGCGACCAACCCAGCCTGCCCATCACCGACCTGATCAATGACGTCGAAGCCGCCCTCGGCACCGCCGTACAAACAGCCGTGAAACGTGCGGACGAACAAGCCTTCGCCCTGGCCAACGGGCAGAACCTGATGTTCTGCGAAGACGCCGCCCGCCGCCTGAACCTCGCCTTGAAATGCTCGGATGCCGTCAAAGCCTTCCACCTGAAAGTGATCCACGCCGAAAGCCTGCACGCGCACGATGCCGTGGCTGAAAGCCGCTGGACGAGAAACCCTGCATGA